Below is a genomic region from Eupeodes corollae chromosome 1, idEupCoro1.1, whole genome shotgun sequence.
TTCAAGATGAAGGGCGTAGCTTGTCATTTTCAAGGATAAGTTGAAATGTTTAGATGGAACGTATTAATCACTACGCCAAACTCGACACGCTTAATACGAGCTCCAATATTTTATACATGGCTGAGAggtcaattcgattattctaAAGATGTTTCGCCATTTTACATTTAATAGACTTTGTGAAGTATTTGATTTCTCTAAAAGGTGCAAGCTGAAATACAAAACTTGGTTCAATTTCGCATCCAAATATTAGTACTCATCTACAATCTCCAAACTAACACTATTTAGAACCCAATTATACTATGTTTTGACCTTTTGCTCATCTACTAAACAGCAATACTTTACAATAATAATACTTTACAAGGCCCGATTTATAACAGTATTTCGCTAGgcgaaaatcaacaaaaaaaaggcatACAATTTCTAGTTTCTCGCTTAGAACGCTTTGACAATGGATAATATGGTAAAAATATGTGAATCATCGAATAACTTTTCCGGAAACCAACCTGAAAGTTCCAAAGGACATTATTTCCATCTACCAGATCTCTTATCTGTTCACAAGTACACTACAGAATAAATTTGCAAGTGCATTCATAAAGAAGATTCCGcagtaattttcaacatttgtcaAGTCTCCTTATTTGTTGATAAGAAATATTACCGACTTTTTGAGCGATgatggaaaaaaattattttggcatCAAAAATTTCATCCAAGAATTGTTGCTCTACattcaaaagttttaagtcAGACAGACTGATAAATGAGTATTAAAGTATGCAGATCGATCACTAGACAATACTCCTGTGCCAAAATgtatatttcttaaatattatacTATTCTagtaatttaatattcaattaaaaatgtttcaaccTAAATAAACAGCATTAATTAAATCCATAgcaaatcatgtgtgaaactaCGAGTATAACATAGTACAAGTGCAAACATAAACTTATCTATCAAACaaaccaaaatataattttctacaaTAATACATAATCAGTAGCTGATAAACAATTTTGATAACAACTCAAAATcaatgattattttatttaaattgtggtCAACAAAGACATTCAAATGGTTGCTAGCTCCACTTTGacccatacaaaaatgttttctataaatGTACATATCATTTGAAAAGCgagttaaaaaatatcaaaatcaatgaTGGCAAATCATCACCATTTcctaaattcaatttaattaaatgaatcATTTAAAATAAGCATCAAACAAACACTAAAACACCACACGAAATACACTTTAATTTCActcaacacaaaattttgtttacgcTTTTGTataccaatttatattttttatttattttggtttcgaAAACAGAGCCAATTTATTACAGTCTGACATTTTTtgcacaaagttttaaaaattgacaaaaaagacTTATTTTCCGATACAAATTCAATCATGGTCtagaaaaagttttcaaactCATCATCAGCACTTTTCATTTCATCTTTTTGTGGTTCTTGTGCTTTCTAAATTTAGATTCTTTGACAAACGTGGGAAAATCCACTTgactatttcaattttattcatctgtctatttttatttatttaaatcatcccattttgaaatatgaaaaacatcagtattcagtttaaaaaaggttcttagaaaattcttgaaatacaaacattttcgtCTTCATTCAAATCCCATCTCACTTTTACTTTATAATGAACACCTTTCCACGTCTTGATGAAAAATCACTTATTTCAATCATTTGCCCTAAAAATAACACTTTCTGTATACAAAGCAGTCGaatctaaattcaaaaatatataaaatttgggTGTGCTGTTTGCAGGTGTgtatgttttggttttgtttggtTAAGAAGTCTTCCTATTTTTAATTGGCATCGACATCGACGGACGCTATCGCTACCGCCACCGCCAAACCATCCACCTTCGTTATGTGTCAGGTGAATGAATGGCTTATACATCACActcaaaaaaacaaagcaaattttTGGTTAGCCGGTATGGCAGTGGCACCTACCTGAATATCTGATGCACCCTTTTAGTTTAAGAACTGTGAGAAATAGTCTAAATTTGGAACATTGATGCACTGTGAGGCACAAcaaagaatttttgaatatattaacaaaggaatttttatttgtttattaaacaaagtttattaaaaaacgaggcTGGGAGGAGATCCACAccgtttgtcttgcttaaaagaggTTTtcgacatctctctaaaaatcttttattcagaTTTTActggccttgaaacgtcgagaaatgtcgaaattttcaattcgacaaatcatatcacaataacttcctatgagaagttaaaaatggaAAGCATTAGAAGAGCGAAAATTAGCCTACTACAAAAACGGAAATTCATAAAGGTCCATAGTCATTCATTCCAGTTAGGAAAATGTTACTACTTACTTAGTTTCTTATTCGTCTCCATATGCATTGACGGTCTCAGCCTTTAAGCCCCTTGCAAGCCCCTTTATTCAACGAAACAAGCGCTCTGGCTGCAGTAACCGCCTAGTCTCTGTAGCGCAGGTTTGATCTTTCTCGTCGTCTAAAACTTAGGGGATGCGattgaaacattttctttttccattCGATCATGTGGTCAAAGCAGTGTAGTCGGCGTGTTTAAGGTCTTTGGTTCACAATTGAATCTCCTCCAATCAATTATGTCGTCCTCGTAGCCAATCAATTGTAAAGACTCAAGGACTATGTTGAAGAATCACATTATAGTGCATATCCTTGTCTAAACCCTTTACATGTCTAGAATAGTTCGAATGAGTTGTTACCTATTTACACGTTAAACCGCGTATTTTGTAACGTCATGTGGCATAACTGGATCAATTTTTCGGAATACCAAGTTCAGACATTTCCAATAGAAGCTTTTCGCGACTTATGCTATCATATACGGCTTTGAAGTCGATGAAATGATGGTGGGTCTCGACTTAAAGTACCTGTAGGCAACATTATGCAGTGATATGCCTCTGTCATTTTTGCAGAACATAAGTTcgctttttttgtaaattgggAATATTGAGCTATTTGAGCAGTCATCATAGCTTTCTCTTCCCATACCTATTAGATGAACTGGAGCATGCACCCTACGAGGACATAACctctaaattttaaaagttccgTAGGTTGCCCAACCGAAACGACGAATTTGCGGTGCTGAACTCGTCGAGATACCTGAGTTGAGAAGCCGCGAGTTTTTTCTCTTTCGTTCTTTTTTTACGGCACTCCTCTTGTTTTCCTCTGCAGCATTGTCGGTCTCCTGCTTCACTACCGTGCATCATCATaacaaggttaggttaggttacgttatagtggctgtccaagatggaaacgggcACACTTAGGCCTGTTTAATGGCATATTGTGAtactacatgaatcttgaggcttcctcctaagctcaatagaaccagtttgagtcccttacgaaacgtgagaggctgattatgctgatatgatttagatcgtttaagaTGAATTCTCAtatgtaattcttgcgttttcgagccagaccAGGGCATGTGCAAATGAAGAACTATTTTTTCCTCTTccttgtccatacagcttctgcaaaagtcatttgagaatacgcctagtctcgtggcgtgctttcctattagacagtgtccggttatgacacctattatcgagcttatatgcgatctgcttagagagagcaagcaccttgaacgttttaaatccagtgttggccagatgttttttgtgacttcccacgtggtgatgttgttccacctggtgtttgccctcctcacagcgctcgtcttgcattagcaacagttgaCAAGTaccgattggtatgccagtacttacCAAAcatggtaggatgggctgtactgtaccgttcctggcgagttcatgtGCCTtccagttacctggaatgtctctttggcccggcacccagcaaaggtcaATAtcaaactgttgtgccatctccattagagatgatctgcagttatggactgttatagagtttgtagagacagagtccagatatttgatagcggcctggctatcagagaaaatacggatatcagattttgatatcacgttttctttaagccaggacaatacttactttatcgccaaaagttccgcctggaacacgctacaatgattgggaatgcACAATAAGAGAcctaatttcagtcgttcagagtacacacctccaccaaacccttcttttgtttttaacccatcagtgtaaaaatggattgactcatgcTCCAAGCAtatcctatcctcccaaaaagatctaggaagtatagaaatctggaaatttctgtcgaattgcagttgggaaatgttgtagtctgtgtgctttggaattggccaatgttgttgttagtccactgcgacgaaggtttgaggcgaatagcagagcttgcagctatttgtttgctaaatatgtcaagagatgttaggtagagcaaggtgttcAGTGCCGCATAGCGAACCGCTTATagataggcaagctgaacgttggactttatttaacttatccctgtttataacTCCTTTCTCTAAAGGAGtctaccatactgccacaccatacgttaaaatcggtctgaataccgatgtgtatagccaatgcgtgattctgggttgtaaagccccttttattaccaatagctgttttgcaagaaaagagtgctacagtagcttttttgactctttcctgtacgttgcgtttccaatttagttttttttctatgtCAAGATTGAGGTATTATTTGAGAATAATAAGACCAAATTGGTTTTGTGTgagttaacacccagtccacaccgatcagcccaaataattagtctgtctaaggcattttgtaagagttcttttagggtgtgaagatgctttcctgaagcTGCTATAGCCACGTCATCTGCATAGGGTACCACTCTGAAGACCtacgcatccagactagttaggatttcatacACCACTAGGTTCCAAAGGAGGGGGGagagaacaccaccttgcggtgtccctctaatAACAATTCCTCTGCCAGAAAAGTATCCCagtttttagttaattattccgctagtaagcattaaacgTATTAACTTCCGAAGCGAACTCtatacatttagagatgttagtgcagattcCTTTTCTTTTCTGTCTGTTAGCCTATAGTAGTCTCGCGGTACTGGTTTCACTGGTCTTTGACGCTTATAGATGGGAGAACGGCTAAGAGTTTCCCTGACACTGATTAGCACGTGGTCGATTTGATTTTCAGTTCGGCCATCTTAAGATCGCCAGGTTGCTCTGTGCATCCTTCGATTGGAAAACCTGGCACTACTTGTCACCATATTACTAGCATTAACAAAGTCGATTAGTCGAAAGCCGTTGTATGTGTCGTTGTTTCATGGAGACTATGCTTTACAACCAACTAATCCTCCAAAGATATTTTCCTTTCCGACTTTAGCACCGAACTCATCGAGCTCGACTTTGACATCGTACATCAGACAGGCAACGTAAGCTCTATCCAGGAGGTCGTAAAACTCCTCCTTGTTGAACTCCTCCGCTTTATCGGTAGGGGCTTTTGCACATATTAGGCTGATGTTTTGGAATGTAGCTTTGGTGCCGATCACACCTATGCGATCGTTAATAGGCTTAAGTTCGATGACCTTGGATCTGAGCCAATTTCTCACTAGGAATTAGAAAAATGTGAATTGATGTTAAGAAACCATgcagaaataaaacttttaggtattttatttattgtggtcatatttttgaaaaatatgttaagtAAAGTGCACAAATCATAAACTGGAAAAGAATTTTCCTAATGAGCTCACTTTCATATAATGtttggaaagatttttttttcaactgtgTAACTCCAATCGCTGTTTCGGTTTATGAAGATTAGTTGCAAGCCATTCTCTTTCTATTACTGACTTATTCTACTTATTAGTAAGACTTGAGATTATtcataattcttcttttttaaaagttcatttttgaaagatggtaaacaaataaaattaaagcatttttaattatttttaaggacaAACAAAAGGATTTTTTGGTTAAGCTATCGATAGAACCCATAATTATGTTTTAAGTGGGTGGATACCACGCCCTTAATTGAAAACAACGAGCTTTAAATTTTGCTCTTTATCTATACCACAAGAACTTCattacatatttgaaaaatttcaaagttttacgcTACTGAAACTTCTTCATAATGTTGACGATTAGTGATTTTGGGTTTTTTGAAGTTCTGTATCTTAGGAATGACTTGTGCTttcataattataattttatctacattttttcctttattAGACTCGATTTATTAAAAGCTATATTATTTATATGTGGTttgataacttttattaaaaacacaaagtATGATTCATGCTGATTTTTTTGGGCTAAGTATGGAACATAATATCAGTAAAATGAGCACCAGCTTAATGCTCATAGAGACGTAGGACATTTGAGCTCAGCACCTGTATTTAAGCCCGAATGTTCTCGTTGATGGGTTTAATTACGTATTCCAGCTCCAGGAAGATCGAATACAGCTCCTTGCTGACAAAATAGTGCCACCAATGTCGTAATcgccaaataaatttaataactttagtCCGTAAAGcgagtattttattttagtgaaaatCGAAATTTCCAAAGGTCATTTTataagaatgattttttcaaattaagtagACAATTTTGACCCTCCCTGTATATTTAATTAGAATTCTATCGACTATCAGCGGAGgcgatttgttttgtttccgaTTTAAGTATTTAGCACGAAAATTacggattttattaaaatggtgttcttttatttaattagcGCTAAATCGCTATCTCACGCAATAGAAATAAGTCACGAAgtcaaaaaaagaacttttaaagtgTTGTCTTGTGACATTAACATTACACAAAGTTCAAAATCTCTAGGCtcatacaatttgttttgcggttcaatcaaattaatttgaagtaatAAACTTTGTCCGAATGTGagattttaaacattaaattaaaagaagttgcAACAAATTTCCAGAATATTATCCAAAAATTAAAGGTGTTTGAAATATCATGGATAAAGTCTaagtctttttttctttactttgggatttttttaggaattgacaaatgtGAAAATCAACTTCGCCTATTTATAACTGTCTGTTCAAGAAACCTTTACACTTTTTTGCCTTTTTAGAGAAGTTTTATTTCGTAATAATAccagtgttttgttggaaaatctatcaatagtacaGTTGGATTTTACACGAAGAACAAAaccaatatccatagtatgaatactaccgataaaagtctcgaatggatcttatgtgatttcgttctcaaactttggtacgattgatattgaatttgtatctcgatggctgtgttcgttgagtagttgtgcatttggaatcatgtgttttccattggggacagaaatcaatctattactgttgatattatttagttttgttagtaaaaatggactgactgggcttattttgcaagagaaaacaattgaaaaatattttagttttgctaggtttccaccaaaggtttaaaggaagattttttttgaattttttgataaattattctggcaaatatttaattgtatcaactttcaaatataaaaaccggaatactgcggatcgttttcttggcaatttctcactgtactatatatggaataccaaaaaacacaGCTAATAACTCAGGGTATTTTTGTAACCCATTCTATCCCAAAACATTGTGTAAGCATTAGAAAAGAGACAGTTTTatgtgcacattggttttgaatttctaaatattataattactaGGAAATACAGAGTCTTGTAAAATTTCCCACGTCTAAACAACCaatctctatatttgacagtAAGAAGAGTGGTAATAATATTACAGTTGAATAAGTGACATTTTATCTGatatgaaatgttttatttaggaTGCAGTGACATTCAgctttatacatttttagacTGCAGTCAATGTCTTAACATTCTAACCCAAATTTATGGtaacaatatttgtttgtatcagtacaaattaataaaattaggtGCTTCAGTATTTTCACTATCAACATTTCTAAGTTCTAAGTGAcattgataatgttttttttaataacaaaaaatttccaCGGGCCCGAtttaattgatattaatttttatattgcatATATAAATTAAAGTGAATGAACAAGTCAATTTTCTTTGGAGCTTTAAAGTAGCTCCCTTATAAACATAATTCCataaagtttttactttttcctATCAACTCACAATAATGGACTTTGGCTGTTCACTAAGCAAGTATCAATAAAattgatagaaaatattttaattacttaaatCTTATCAGACCTCGATTGATCTTTTTAACCTTTGATACTGATTCCAAAAGAggcaaatataaaatttttaatttcttattaagTGTGCTGAATTATAAAACATTGTAATTCTTATCAGAAGACTAAAAGTCTAGTAAAATAATCAATATCAACATAATTTGTTTCCTATTCaagattaatttcattaaaaaataaaaaatactttcattTTACAGCTCATGGAAAATGGCTTTGTTGTCATTGAAGACTTTCTAACATCTGAAGAGACTGAAGAATTATACAAAGCTGGACGAACATTATGTATGGAAGCACCAAAAAGTGACAGAATTATTTTTAGTACCGTCAATAGTGAGAAGCAACAATCGAAGGAGAGTTATTTCTTAGAGTCGGGCAATAAAGTTCGTTATTTCTTCGAAGAAGGTGCTATCGGGGAGAATGGAGAACTCCTGGTGGATCCAATGTGTGCTTTAAATAAGGTAAATTAAACAACCATTAAATACTTTTCCTTGTAGATCTGACGGGAGCTTGAAGTTGGCCTGTGCTTTTGAATGCtcttttgtcaaattttggaTTCAAAATGTACAGTGCCTTTGACAGTTCAGTGCTTTCCTCCGATCTTAGGACATTGTATTGAACAACGTCAAACACCTATAAATCTTAAATTGCATAGATTTGACAACCACAAGTATTCTaaattccaaaacaatattttgaattgaatttaagatTCATACGCAAACGTCAGAAACACTAAATCTGTCATTGATGTAAACgttaacaaatttcaaaattgattagaTCTGTTTGATTCGTTACattggtttttcttttgacaAGCTTCCAATCAATaacgaaatataaaataatgtattgtcgcttttttcaaaattgacagtTCAAGTGAGAGCTGTCAGCAAGAAAACAGTTTATGTACCTAAATGacgtttttttggaatttttcttttaggtCGGACATGCTCTCCACGTTGAAAATGatactttcaagaaaattacCTTCAGCAATCGGATAAAAGAAATATGCTGGCAATTGAACTATAGAAAACCTGCAGTATGTCAAAGCATGTACATTTACAAGCATCCTGGTATTGGAGGCGAAGGTAAGACTATTCAGGCTTTATATACCTTCTAtctttaaaattcataattttaattctttgtctTTCAGTTATTGCCCATCAAGATGCTTGGTTTTTGCATACTGAACCCAGTACGGCCATTGGATTTTGGTTTGCCTTGGAAGATACAACACTCCAAAATGGCTGTTTGCAATTCATCAAAGGATCACATAAAAGTGGTGTTCATAGAAGATTCATGAGGAATCCCGATGTAACAGATCAAGAATTTTTATTATACGATAGACCAGCACCAATATACCCAACATCGAATTTCATCCCTGTTACAGTTAAAAAaggtaatttgttaaaaaacttgtttacgaactgcattttaatttgattgattttttaaggAACCTGCATAATTATTCATGGTCAAGTTGTTCATAAAAGTGATCATAATCGATCAACCAAGAGCCGTCATGCCTACACCTTCCATGTTATTGAGACTGATAATACAATATATTCCGAAGCCAATTGGCTGCAGCCTCCAAAGGATGAACCTTTTCCTTTACTGTACGAACGAAAGGATTAAATTTAACAACTGATGCTGATGTCATGAAGATTGAAGAAGTCTAGCTTACATTgcctttttatttaagtaaattcgtattaataaaaaatgtaagaagaCATTTCATAACTGTTGAATGTATTATAAAATTctgtgttttctttaaaaattaatattttttaacattaacaACACACATTTTATAAGATCCTATGAGGATGTTGCAGGGTAAaccaaatgtcaattttgacatttcttccgcactaaaaatattaaattaatcacTCCAAAATCATCCGTTACTCATTCATCGGATTTTGTAATCGGCATTGAACAACTAGATATCGACTGATAGCAGCCAACTTCGCGTTGATGTCTTCTATTTTTTAACGCCACTTCTTTTTCAGCGGAAATATggaaaaaacttttgaacttcatttttaaattttgtttatttcccaGACAACAGGTTGCGtacttaaaagtaattttaatttttttttcgtcaaacCTACAAGAGCCCAGGCATAGCTAAAGAGGTGGAATCACTTTTAAG
It encodes:
- the LOC129938962 gene encoding phytanoyl-CoA dioxygenase domain-containing protein 1; translated protein: MHSTLLEELMENGFVVIEDFLTSEETEELYKAGRTLCMEAPKSDRIIFSTVNSEKQQSKESYFLESGNKVRYFFEEGAIGENGELLVDPMCALNKVGHALHVENDTFKKITFSNRIKEICWQLNYRKPAVCQSMYIYKHPGIGGEVIAHQDAWFLHTEPSTAIGFWFALEDTTLQNGCLQFIKGSHKSGVHRRFMRNPDVTDQEFLLYDRPAPIYPTSNFIPVTVKKGTCIIIHGQVVHKSDHNRSTKSRHAYTFHVIETDNTIYSEANWLQPPKDEPFPLLYERKD